The proteins below come from a single Chryseobacterium nepalense genomic window:
- a CDS encoding DUF2931 family protein, with the protein MDKWKTLIIALGMLQLMNCQDMKKKDDMPMPTYDVQISHPWNNYLITPVEDKIITLEGVPAGLPYGSSSGTWGDSGKGFTEQSGTPVGADIVYFSRYEDTFYHLKADFPKDKVTELLDRAYANNESDSSDEPMKEFINIKQESDYYEKYNKAGMAYYKFGTLVFGFAPKGMVVVWLKFGYVSVQLGEFQAEVVKDDKKYADKLFSKISQTREEIKKNMFIPDASPKEWKNYQKRYLWTPYITSENKGFRLFKIQSEYYNGEREIMLRPWVMKPPMKERAVPKEITFFWETGKGQAYEGRVFLNWENANELLEKAGKDFKLNIKVAPDNSNMEIMVNEQKIPVDSTRIYQSDLTFKESY; encoded by the coding sequence ATGGATAAATGGAAAACTCTTATTATTGCTCTGGGAATGCTCCAGCTTATGAACTGTCAGGATATGAAGAAAAAAGATGATATGCCTATGCCAACATATGACGTACAGATTTCACACCCGTGGAACAACTATCTTATCACTCCTGTGGAAGACAAGATTATAACATTGGAAGGGGTTCCTGCCGGTTTGCCGTACGGAAGCTCATCGGGAACATGGGGAGATTCGGGGAAAGGTTTTACAGAGCAGTCGGGAACGCCTGTTGGAGCAGATATTGTGTACTTTTCCAGATATGAAGACACTTTTTATCATCTTAAAGCAGATTTCCCGAAAGATAAGGTAACGGAACTTCTTGATCGCGCTTATGCCAACAATGAATCAGACTCTTCAGATGAACCGATGAAAGAGTTTATCAATATTAAACAGGAATCCGATTATTACGAAAAATATAATAAAGCAGGAATGGCTTACTATAAATTCGGAACACTTGTATTTGGATTTGCTCCGAAAGGTATGGTTGTTGTCTGGCTTAAATTCGGATATGTTTCCGTGCAGCTGGGTGAATTTCAGGCTGAGGTGGTAAAAGACGATAAAAAATACGCTGATAAGCTGTTTTCAAAAATTTCGCAGACACGGGAAGAGATCAAAAAAAATATGTTTATCCCCGACGCATCACCCAAAGAATGGAAAAATTATCAGAAAAGATATTTATGGACTCCTTATATCACCTCAGAAAATAAAGGGTTTCGTTTATTTAAAATACAATCGGAATATTATAATGGAGAAAGAGAAATTATGCTCCGTCCGTGGGTAATGAAACCACCAATGAAAGAAAGGGCTGTTCCGAAAGAAATCACTTTCTTTTGGGAAACCGGGAAAGGACAGGCTTATGAAGGCCGTGTTTTTTTAAACTGGGAAAACGCAAACGAGTTGCTGGAGAAAGCAGGAAAAGATTTTAAACTTAACATTAAAGTAGCGCCGGACAACAGCAATATGGAAATCATGGTCAACGAACAGAAGATTCCTGTAGACAGCACAAGAATTTATCAAAGTGATCTTACTTTTAAAGAATCATATTGA
- a CDS encoding T6SS phospholipase effector Tle1-like catalytic domain-containing protein, with translation MSIEYFVEGKTVTQTGGNYRAYAKEGISHSSAVSVEQKGNQTGVTYNPAQKINPHDKPVNTIDVTLNLFFDGTLNNKTNTQAGAKQNKPKGSYANDFSNVARGYDCIDPNAQNQVAYYVEGIGTVDNKSDNDTLWLFPAKGAGMGISARGVQAKATKGCVKGAEAVQKKFQGKKIDVLTVNVYGFSRGAAAARHFLHIAGTAVNSQKISDKQILVYPPEDYEKSDAEPKPNQYVIVNEPDFPLLKYGYFGACLIQQKLKVKTVRFNFVGLYDTVASFGVNHKGTSLFGFSIIDDDSKQLGLNAVRNASFVLQLASSDEYRDNFSLTNIDSAGIRGLQLTLPGVHSDIGGGYVNNDKEDVLLHEEINSSRECERFRNILIEEGWYNPQEITIESSIVPSRTAAIKYKLWGRRKKVSNEYDKVSLHNMFYYSKQFEVKYNEGLVADHQIKDGFIADVSNKLTAKYIASCNNLRNQYVKEYNAGKHPSAGEYISRAGSYSYLNSGIDIKKLRNVYLHWSANKDSFGMGPRFSGPKTAAERKRYILNG, from the coding sequence ATGAGCATCGAATATTTTGTAGAAGGCAAAACAGTTACCCAGACAGGCGGTAATTACAGAGCCTACGCTAAAGAAGGCATCAGCCACAGCAGCGCAGTTTCGGTGGAACAGAAAGGAAATCAGACCGGTGTAACCTACAATCCAGCCCAGAAGATTAATCCTCATGACAAGCCTGTTAATACCATTGATGTAACGTTAAATCTTTTTTTTGACGGAACACTTAACAACAAAACAAATACACAGGCCGGCGCAAAACAGAATAAGCCAAAAGGAAGCTATGCCAATGACTTCAGTAACGTGGCAAGAGGCTATGATTGCATTGATCCGAATGCACAAAATCAGGTTGCCTATTATGTTGAAGGAATCGGTACGGTAGATAATAAATCTGATAACGATACCTTATGGCTGTTCCCGGCTAAAGGTGCAGGGATGGGAATAAGTGCAAGAGGAGTACAAGCTAAGGCGACAAAAGGCTGTGTAAAAGGTGCAGAAGCAGTTCAGAAAAAATTCCAGGGGAAAAAGATTGATGTCCTCACAGTGAATGTTTACGGATTCAGCAGGGGTGCTGCCGCAGCGCGTCATTTTTTGCATATTGCCGGTACAGCCGTCAATTCACAGAAGATTTCAGATAAACAAATCCTTGTATATCCGCCCGAAGATTATGAAAAATCGGATGCCGAACCGAAACCCAATCAATATGTTATTGTTAACGAACCCGATTTTCCACTGCTTAAATATGGATATTTCGGAGCCTGTCTTATTCAACAGAAACTTAAGGTTAAGACGGTACGATTTAATTTTGTTGGGCTTTATGACACCGTTGCTTCATTTGGAGTTAATCATAAGGGTACTTCATTATTCGGATTCAGCATTATTGATGATGATTCCAAACAGCTTGGGCTAAATGCAGTGAGAAACGCATCATTTGTGTTGCAGCTAGCCTCATCAGACGAGTATCGTGACAATTTCAGCCTTACCAATATAGACAGCGCAGGAATCAGGGGATTGCAGCTTACTTTGCCGGGAGTACACTCAGATATCGGCGGTGGTTATGTAAATAATGATAAAGAAGATGTTTTGCTGCATGAGGAAATAAATTCCAGCAGAGAATGTGAAAGATTCAGGAATATACTGATTGAGGAAGGATGGTACAATCCGCAAGAGATCACTATTGAATCGAGCATAGTTCCCTCGCGAACAGCGGCCATAAAATATAAGCTTTGGGGAAGAAGAAAAAAAGTATCGAATGAATACGACAAGGTATCACTGCATAACATGTTTTACTACTCAAAACAGTTTGAGGTAAAATATAATGAAGGCCTGGTGGCGGATCATCAGATTAAAGATGGTTTTATCGCAGATGTCAGCAACAAGCTCACTGCAAAATATATCGCTTCCTGTAATAATCTGAGGAATCAGTATGTGAAAGAATATAATGCAGGAAAGCATCCTTCGGCAGGTGAATATATAAGCCGTGCAGGAAGTTATTCTTACCTTAATTCCGGAATAGATATTAAAAAACTGAGGAATGTGTATTTACATTGGTCTGCCAATAAAGATTCATTCGGTATGGGACCTAGATTTTCGGGACCGAAAACAGCAGCAGAACGCAAAAGATATATATTAAATGGATAA
- a CDS encoding type VI secretion system Vgr family protein → MKTESENILKSPSFRPSQNADGISENHHAGINRLVKLSLVIEGKVIKYYKHFKLTQSTRRHHEFSLTLAHDALGDRQTHTLEEANKFLGKRLTVVISYKDIDKSPERTFVGVITGVGFSQERMSLGNIVLTGYSPTILLDGAPHVQSFGGASPVNMGIIANEVIKQGIDSSRFDVRVDTNDYSQIIYSSQYDETHYNYLARMAEAYGEQFYYDGEVLHFGKLPPQNKPIKLTYGSSANDIRVELKAVHTKPQFYGYNSSKNEKLKSGDTPVQHVGDLAKTAYAHNEKIYKTPALQVAPIKAATHLDVEYSQKSTSGSQAVNVFSLSGNTTVPFLHPGCVVDVQMRKIDTNESAYFTRIMVTEVSHEVDTRGHYTGSFEGIASDTGFLPKPEFKTPKAEPQIATVISNADPEGQGRVQVRFDWQANDTTHFIRMMSPDAGGTDKITQNRGYVAIPEVGDQVMVNFVHSHPDRPFVMGGMFHGGVGLGGGADNRVKSIQTRSGHRIVFTEDESIVITDKSGNEIHLDTTGSNITITAPETMTLNCKNMNINVGMNMTTNVGMNKSDTIMVNHTESVGSMKYLSTGADFMTNVVGKMSHYVKGDMEVYGEKEHKLTSMKGIQVSSEGKVEHHSEKEVQNNSGEKSKNY, encoded by the coding sequence ATGAAAACAGAATCTGAAAATATACTTAAAAGCCCTTCGTTCCGGCCATCTCAGAATGCCGACGGAATTTCGGAGAATCATCATGCAGGGATCAACAGACTGGTGAAACTTTCTCTTGTTATCGAAGGAAAAGTTATTAAATATTACAAACATTTTAAACTTACACAAAGTACGAGAAGGCACCATGAGTTTAGTCTTACGCTTGCTCATGACGCACTCGGCGACCGACAGACACATACGCTTGAAGAAGCCAACAAATTTCTGGGTAAACGGCTTACCGTCGTTATTTCTTACAAAGACATTGATAAAAGCCCCGAAAGAACATTTGTGGGAGTTATTACCGGTGTCGGCTTTAGCCAGGAAAGAATGAGCCTTGGAAATATTGTTTTAACAGGTTACAGTCCTACGATTTTATTGGACGGTGCACCGCATGTTCAAAGTTTTGGAGGAGCGTCTCCAGTGAATATGGGAATTATTGCGAATGAGGTCATCAAACAGGGAATTGATTCCAGCCGTTTTGATGTGAGAGTTGATACCAACGACTATTCCCAGATTATTTACAGCAGCCAGTACGACGAAACGCATTACAATTATCTGGCGAGAATGGCTGAAGCCTACGGCGAACAGTTTTATTATGACGGCGAAGTACTTCATTTCGGCAAACTGCCGCCTCAGAATAAACCGATCAAATTAACGTATGGGAGCAGCGCCAATGACATTCGCGTTGAATTAAAAGCAGTTCATACAAAACCTCAGTTTTACGGCTATAACAGCAGTAAGAATGAAAAGCTGAAATCGGGGGATACGCCTGTTCAGCATGTAGGAGATTTGGCTAAAACAGCGTATGCCCATAATGAAAAAATATATAAAACTCCTGCTCTTCAGGTTGCTCCTATTAAAGCAGCAACACATCTTGATGTGGAATATTCACAGAAAAGCACATCCGGAAGTCAGGCGGTTAATGTATTTTCTTTATCAGGAAATACAACCGTTCCTTTTTTACACCCGGGCTGTGTGGTTGATGTTCAGATGCGTAAAATAGATACCAATGAATCTGCCTATTTTACAAGAATCATGGTCACGGAAGTTTCTCATGAAGTGGATACAAGAGGACATTATACCGGAAGCTTTGAAGGGATTGCTTCTGATACCGGCTTTTTACCCAAACCTGAATTTAAAACTCCAAAAGCAGAGCCACAGATTGCAACCGTAATTTCAAATGCGGATCCGGAAGGGCAAGGACGGGTGCAGGTGAGATTCGACTGGCAGGCTAATGATACTACCCATTTTATCCGGATGATGAGTCCGGATGCAGGAGGAACAGATAAAATTACCCAGAACAGAGGCTATGTGGCTATTCCGGAAGTTGGGGATCAGGTTATGGTGAACTTTGTACACAGTCATCCTGACAGACCTTTCGTGATGGGAGGAATGTTTCACGGCGGTGTCGGACTTGGTGGAGGTGCAGACAACAGGGTAAAATCCATTCAGACCAGAAGCGGGCACAGAATTGTTTTCACGGAAGATGAAAGCATTGTTATCACCGATAAATCAGGAAATGAAATTCATCTGGATACAACGGGAAGCAATATCACCATCACGGCTCCGGAAACGATGACCCTGAACTGTAAGAATATGAATATTAATGTCGGAATGAATATGACCACCAACGTCGGAATGAATAAATCTGATACGATTATGGTGAATCATACCGAAAGTGTGGGATCCATGAAATATCTTTCTACCGGTGCGGATTTCATGACGAATGTCGTTGGGAAAATGAGCCATTACGTAAAAGGAGACATGGAAGTTTACGGAGAGAAAGAACATAAGCTTACTTCGATGAAAGGTATTCAGGTTAGCAGCGAAGGGAAAGTAGAACATCATTCGGAAAAAGAAGTTCAGAATAATAGCGGAGAGAAATCTAAAAATTATTAA
- a CDS encoding lytic transglycosylase domain-containing protein, which translates to MKPNLKNIILTGILLLCSNIMNAQFLAASDTSENSVRKYKSIISSNKEIVEFIEYSLVQKGLPKHLRNLALIESHFNRNITSGAGAVGVWQFMTSHANQYGLTQQNRNDLYKSTKTAVVSLTNLYKKYNNWITVVAAYNCGEGNIAKAMTAANSSQYHVFYKFLPEETINHVKKYLNACYATGELQSVLSNYNSSRMNTVFFVNGGSRKNNEQMAETDINAGFNLNVIADELDLDVNRLLTWNPGISEDLQNKGEGTLYLPKDIMPDFLLKKTKILSRSIKETYTPHTKQ; encoded by the coding sequence ATGAAACCAAATCTCAAAAATATTATCCTCACAGGAATACTACTGTTGTGTTCAAACATCATGAATGCACAGTTTCTTGCTGCTTCAGATACCTCTGAGAACAGCGTGAGAAAATATAAGAGTATTATCAGTTCCAATAAGGAAATCGTTGAATTTATAGAATATTCTCTTGTTCAGAAAGGTCTCCCGAAACACCTCAGGAATCTTGCTTTAATTGAATCCCATTTCAATAGGAATATTACCTCTGGAGCAGGGGCGGTAGGCGTATGGCAGTTTATGACTTCTCATGCCAACCAATATGGTCTTACCCAGCAAAACAGGAATGATCTTTACAAAAGCACGAAAACCGCAGTCGTTTCTCTTACCAATTTATATAAAAAATACAACAACTGGATAACGGTAGTTGCTGCATATAATTGTGGTGAGGGAAATATTGCAAAGGCGATGACTGCAGCCAACTCATCACAATATCATGTATTTTATAAATTTTTACCGGAAGAAACCATCAACCACGTAAAAAAATACCTCAATGCGTGCTACGCTACCGGCGAACTACAAAGTGTATTGAGTAATTATAATTCTTCCAGAATGAATACGGTATTTTTTGTGAATGGTGGAAGCAGAAAAAATAATGAGCAGATGGCAGAGACAGATATTAATGCCGGATTTAATTTAAATGTTATAGCAGATGAACTGGATCTGGACGTTAACAGGCTTCTCACCTGGAATCCCGGGATTTCCGAAGATCTTCAGAATAAAGGAGAAGGAACTCTTTATCTGCCGAAAGATATCATGCCGGATTTTTTATTAAAGAAAACTAAAATTCTCTCGAGATCAATAAAAGAAACTTATACACCCCACACCAAACAGTAA
- a CDS encoding ATP-dependent Clp protease ATP-binding subunit yields the protein MGVLVTNDTVKQLFHIAQSIAKENYNGTFGGPHILQALMHKDIGISDFLKSIDKDPGYFYEWADVRIEDYPKTTHLPDEVKEDESVDTIVEEADDIRLKLGLDEITPICILTAIVKPQVAFSLQQLKSLPLREHEIFNLYRKDTPYENSGNQEFSSLFSNGSDYSDNSFPSIKNYCVDRTAQARKGEIENIIGRDKELRMLVEILCRRSKPNVIIIGEPGVGKTALVEGFAIEIIKGNVPEMLKNGTLLELDTGALLAGTSYKGEIEDRLKKVINECKKIEKAILFIDEIHTLLDPKGSIGNVANLLKPELARGEITVIGATTQEEYRKIIEPEQAFNRRFEVLTVHEPDEKTCVKMIDVLLEGYKKHHGIEVEKTALPECVRLAKRYAKGKKLPDAAIDLLDRTMAAIKMLDELSEKELESWKNSYDEILKEEYFDEKDKADELIWTYNLLRDKISPILWGSLSEQPQIDNSMPVEQIRKTIEDTYAELLQHAARKREKVDRLELAAVMAAKTNIPIGKIQAQEKEKLLNMESLLMNRVVGQDHALKILSDAIVENRSGLNKPGQPIGSFFLLGPTGTGKTELAKSMAELLFNDEKAMVRFDMSEFKEEHSAALLYGAPPGYVGYEEGGMLVNKIRQQPYTVVLFDEIEKAHHSVFDVFLQIMDEGKVHDKLGKEGDFSNALILFTSNIGSEEIVKQFEEGKVPESSSLMQIMSNSGRFRPEFLARITEIIPFAPITESIAERIFNIQLKSLHASLTRLGMTLKISDEAVKNLALGGFSSKYGARQISGVIRSQLARPISKMIVREEVKAGQTIHLDWNTEEEKLTWKVD from the coding sequence ATGGGAGTACTAGTAACCAATGATACAGTAAAACAGCTATTTCATATCGCACAGTCTATCGCGAAAGAGAATTATAACGGAACGTTCGGCGGACCGCATATTCTTCAGGCATTAATGCATAAAGACATCGGCATTTCGGATTTTCTGAAAAGCATCGATAAAGATCCCGGATATTTCTATGAATGGGCAGATGTACGAATCGAAGATTATCCCAAGACAACTCATCTTCCTGATGAGGTAAAAGAAGATGAATCAGTAGATACGATCGTAGAAGAAGCTGATGATATTCGTTTAAAGCTTGGTTTGGATGAGATCACTCCGATTTGCATTCTGACAGCAATTGTAAAACCGCAGGTGGCTTTTTCACTGCAGCAGCTGAAATCACTGCCGCTTCGCGAACACGAAATTTTCAACCTGTACAGGAAAGATACGCCATATGAAAATTCAGGAAATCAGGAATTCTCTTCTTTGTTTTCAAACGGATCAGATTATTCCGATAATTCATTTCCTTCTATTAAAAATTATTGTGTCGACCGCACAGCGCAGGCCAGAAAAGGAGAAATTGAAAATATCATCGGAAGAGATAAGGAACTTAGAATGCTGGTGGAAATTCTCTGCAGGAGAAGCAAGCCGAATGTTATTATCATTGGTGAACCCGGAGTAGGAAAAACCGCACTTGTAGAAGGATTTGCCATCGAAATTATCAAAGGAAATGTTCCGGAAATGCTTAAAAATGGAACTTTGCTTGAACTGGATACCGGGGCTTTATTAGCAGGGACTTCATACAAAGGCGAAATTGAAGACCGCCTTAAAAAAGTAATCAATGAATGCAAAAAGATAGAGAAAGCCATTCTTTTCATCGATGAAATTCATACACTTCTTGATCCTAAAGGCAGTATCGGAAATGTAGCCAATTTACTGAAACCGGAACTCGCAAGAGGTGAAATCACCGTAATCGGAGCGACGACACAGGAAGAATACAGGAAAATTATAGAACCTGAACAGGCTTTTAACAGAAGGTTCGAAGTACTTACTGTACATGAACCGGACGAGAAAACCTGTGTTAAAATGATCGACGTTCTTCTCGAAGGTTATAAAAAACATCATGGTATAGAGGTGGAAAAAACGGCTCTGCCCGAATGTGTGCGCCTTGCTAAACGTTATGCTAAAGGTAAAAAATTACCGGATGCTGCTATTGATTTGTTAGACAGGACAATGGCCGCGATCAAAATGTTGGACGAACTTTCTGAAAAAGAACTGGAAAGCTGGAAAAACAGCTATGATGAAATTCTAAAAGAAGAATATTTCGATGAAAAAGATAAAGCTGATGAGCTGATCTGGACCTATAATTTGCTGAGGGATAAAATCAGTCCGATTTTATGGGGATCGCTCAGCGAACAGCCGCAGATAGACAACTCAATGCCGGTAGAGCAGATCCGGAAAACCATTGAAGACACCTATGCGGAACTCTTGCAGCACGCCGCCAGGAAAAGAGAAAAAGTAGATCGTCTTGAGCTTGCAGCAGTAATGGCAGCGAAAACCAATATTCCGATCGGAAAAATTCAGGCACAGGAAAAAGAAAAGCTTCTGAATATGGAATCGTTGCTGATGAACAGGGTTGTGGGACAGGATCATGCACTGAAAATCCTTTCTGATGCTATTGTGGAAAACCGAAGCGGATTGAATAAACCGGGACAACCGATTGGATCTTTCTTCCTTCTCGGACCTACAGGAACCGGAAAGACAGAGCTGGCAAAATCCATGGCCGAATTGCTTTTCAACGACGAAAAAGCGATGGTTCGTTTTGATATGTCAGAATTTAAAGAAGAACATTCTGCAGCGCTTCTTTACGGTGCGCCTCCGGGATATGTGGGCTACGAAGAAGGCGGTATGTTGGTTAATAAAATCAGACAACAGCCTTACACCGTGGTTTTGTTTGATGAAATTGAAAAAGCGCATCATTCGGTATTTGATGTGTTTTTACAAATTATGGATGAAGGAAAAGTGCATGATAAGCTTGGAAAAGAAGGGGATTTTAGCAATGCTTTGATATTATTTACATCAAATATCGGAAGTGAAGAAATTGTAAAGCAGTTTGAAGAAGGCAAAGTTCCGGAATCATCTTCTCTAATGCAGATTATGTCTAATTCGGGACGTTTCAGACCGGAGTTTCTGGCAAGAATTACAGAAATTATTCCTTTTGCACCAATTACCGAATCGATTGCTGAACGAATTTTTAATATTCAATTAAAATCACTTCATGCATCATTAACAAGATTGGGAATGACCTTGAAAATTTCAGATGAAGCCGTGAAAAATCTTGCATTAGGCGGATTCAGCAGCAAATATGGAGCAAGACAAATCTCGGGAGTTATAAGATCTCAGCTTGCAAGGCCTATTTCTAAAATGATCGTTCGGGAAGAAGTAAAAGCGGGGCAGACAATTCACTTAGACTGGAATACAGAAGAGGAAAAATTAACCTGGAAAGTAGATTAA
- the tssD gene encoding type VI secretion system tube protein TssD, with protein MAANSRGILKFNGGEGQKLLKLNYSVSRSTDVSGRVASDPSNAIIKVTVEATEKSDILESLLNGKYKPTTGEITFNKSHEEGTLITLNWENGYVIQHEVDFDAVDENSMLISFIISAETIDYGNSKYEGLWPSS; from the coding sequence ATGGCAGCAAATTCAAGAGGAATTCTTAAATTCAATGGAGGAGAAGGTCAAAAACTATTAAAGCTGAACTACAGTGTGTCAAGATCAACAGATGTATCGGGCAGAGTAGCTTCAGATCCTTCCAACGCAATCATCAAAGTAACTGTAGAAGCAACTGAAAAATCAGATATTCTGGAAAGTTTACTCAACGGAAAATACAAGCCTACAACAGGTGAAATCACTTTCAACAAATCCCACGAAGAAGGCACATTGATCACATTAAACTGGGAAAACGGATATGTAATCCAGCACGAAGTAGATTTTGATGCCGTAGACGAAAACAGCATGCTGATCAGCTTTATCATCAGTGCAGAAACAATTGATTACGGAAATTCTAAGTATGAAGGACTTTGGCCTTCAAGCTAA